AATACATAATATGCAAATAAATCGGCATATTATTTGATTCAAAGTTGCCACTTTGATATACTATAGACAAGAAATATGAATGGCCCCTTTAGGTGGTAAACTTTCAGCCGGATTGCCCGGCAGGTTTCACCGGATTACGCACTCAAGGACATTATAGGTGAGAGCAATGAAATTAGAATGTGCAGAACATCAACTGCTGAAAAAGTTATTTTAATCTTTGACGTGAAGAATAATGAGTTTAAGAATATCACTGGTTTTGACAAAGCGATTTATGATTTTATTCCAAAACTGGAGTATGTGGACACAAAATTATGTTTAGAGGATGTTTCTAGATACGGAAAAAATACTCCCATTACGAATATGCTGTCTGGCGTTTTGGATGTTATTTTAGAACAAAGTGAAAAATATAGGAATTTCAAAGATAAATTTGAAGAATTATTTGGCGCAGATGATTCAGAAATAAGAACGGAACTTAATAGTTTAGGCAATAAAGTTAAAATTTATCTTACTAAGCAATTCCCTGATTGCTCTGAAATAAAATTTAATGTATCAGAGCCTGATTTTCAAGACCTTATCAAAAATCTTACTACTTCTGTTGATGATGGGGTAGAGACTGGTGCTTTTGAAAAGGGTGATGGGATGCAAAGAGCTTTGATGCTTGCAATAATTCAAACTTATGCAGATTACCGAAGAGAACACGAGGCATTGAACAAGAGTTTTATTTTTCTTATTGATGAAGGTGAGCTTCATCTGCATCCATCAGCGCAACGAAATCTTAAGAAGGCATTAGTTGAGTTGTCTAATAAGGGAGACCAGGTTTTTTTGAATACGCACTCCTCGGTTCTTATTTCTGATGAAGAACAAGGGCAAAATATATTTAAGGTTGAAAAAAATGATAAAAGAACTGAAATAACTCAAATTGAAAATGAAGAAAAACCTTACATTATCTATGATTTATTAGGGGGTAGCCCTGCGGATTTACTTTTGCCAAAAAACTTTTTTATAGTTGAAGGAAAGAGTGACTATGAGTTTATTTCACGAGTTCTAAAACGACACTATACAGATAAACCTTCGGTTCAGATTATTATAGCTTGTGGTGATTTATCTCAGGCAGAAAGGTCACTAAATTCTGTGGAACAAATTTTTAAACCGATTGGGAAAAGTATTTACAAAGACAAGGTTGTTCTGTTGTGCGATAAACAAAATGATACTGCTAAATGGCAAAGCCTTCTAAACGCTTACCCAAATCTGAACGAGCGGGCTTTCCAATTAACAGTGAGTAATTTAGAAGAATATTACCCAAGTAGTTGGAAAAAGACTTCCGATGAGGTTGGTCGGATGAGTAGCCATCAAAAAAAGAACTTAGCTAAAGAAGTTGGCGATGCAATTGAAAAAAATGTTTTTGAGAATGAAATGGAGATAGTATTTAAAGCACTAACTAAATGTTGGGAAAAGGCGTTTAACTGAAATGGCACTGCATTCTAAATTTCCTAAATCACCCTTTGTAATACTTGACCCGGAAGTAAGATGGTTTCCGGCAGATGAAGCTCTGCGTGAGACCACTTATGATAAGCTGTTGCCACCGCTTGTTGCAGAGTTACGCAAAAAGGTTAAGCAATGGCGGGATTCCGGTTATGATGGTGCAAGTGAAACAAGCAAAGCACTGCTTAAATGGTGGTTTTTAACTGAACATATAAAAGAAAAAGCAAACGGTGAAGTATTCATTTTTCAATACTACTTTGCACAGCGGGAAGCAATTGAGACAATAGTATTTCTGTATGAGGTTGTGAAAGTAAAAGATAAATATGATTTGCTTCGCTATGACAGCTCGGGAGCAGTTTCAGCGGGAATGTTTGATGAGTCCTGGCTTCGCTTTGTAGTTAAAATGGCTACTGGGAGCGGTAAAACAAAGATACTGAGCTTGGCACTTGCTTGGAGCTATTTCCATAAACTTTACGAAGAAGGTTCAGGGCTTGCAAGAAATTTCCTCGTAATTACACCCAATATTATTGTTTTAGACAGAATCCGGGCAGATTTTGACGGGCTTAAAATATTTTTTGATGACCCTATTTTACCGGATAACGGCTACGATGGCAAAAACTGGCGTGATGATTTTCAGGTGACTTTGCATATTCAGGATGATGTTGGAGTAATTAGAAAGACCGGAAATATATTCCTTACAAATATCCATAGAGTTTACGAGAGCAATGATACCGTGGCTTCTTTTGAAGATGAGGATAGCCGAGATTATTTTCTTGGAAAGAAACCCACAGGCGCAACGAATGAATCAAAGGTTGATTTAAGCCAGATAGTAAGGGAAATTGATGAGCTGGTTGTGTTAAATGATGAGGCTCATCATATACACGATGAAAGGCTTGCATGGTTTAAATCAATAGAGGATATTCACAACCGCTTGAAGATGAAGGGCGGGCAATTATCCTTGCAATTGGATGTTACCGCTACACCCAAACACACTAACGGTGCCATATTTGTTCAAACTATCTGCGATTATCCGCTGGTTGAAGCCATATATCAGGATGTGGTGAAACATCCCGTGCTTCCAGACCCTGCAAGCAGGGCAAAATTGCAAGAACAAAAAAGCTCAAAATATACAGAGAAATACAAAGATTATATTCATCTTGGATATTTGGAATGGAAAAAAACGTATGATGAGCATTTGAAAGTTGGCAAGAAGGCTGTCCTCTTTATAATGACCGATGATACCAAAAATTGTGATGAGGTTGCAGAATACATAAGAAGAACATATCAGGAATTTTCAAGTGAGGATTCCATCCTTGTTATCCATACTAAAAATAACGGTGATATTGCTGAAAGTGTGAGCGGTAAAAAAGAAGAGGAATTAAAAAAACTGCGTAAGGCCGCAAATGATATTGATAAACTTGAAAGCCCGCACAAAGCAATAGTTTCGGTGCTTATGCTTAAAGAGGGCTGGGATGTAAAGAATGTAACGACAATTGTCGGGCTTCGCCCTTATGCCGCTAAAAGCAATATATTGCCGGAGCAGACGCTTGGCAGGGGCTTAAGGCGTATGTATAGAGACCCAGAAGTAACTGAGCTGGTAAGTGTTGTTGGGACTGACGCTTTTATGGACTTTGTTGAATCAATAAAGAGCGAAGGTGTTGAGCTTGAGCATAGAAAAATGGGAGAAGGTTCAGCCCCAAAAACCCCGCTTGTTGTTGAGGTTGATAAGGAAAACAAGAAAAAGGATTTAGAAAAACTTGATATTCAGATACCCATTCTTACGCCCCGCATTTACAGAGAATACAAAAACCTGTCAGGATTAGAGCCCGCGGGATTCGGGAATAAGAAGTTTTCTGTTAAAGAGTTTAGCGAGGCAGAAAAAAGAGAGATAATTTTTAGAGATATTTCTAACGGAATGATGACGCACAAAACCGAGCTGGACAGCAATTTTGTTCCGAATTATCAAAGCGTCATAGGTTATTTTACGCAGGTGATAATGAAAGAGCTTCGGCTTGTTAGCGGGTATGACATCCTCTACGGGAAAGTTAAAGAATTTATTAAGAACTACCTGTTTGATAAGGAAACGGAGCTTGAGAACCTGAATACTTTAAGAAACCTCTCTGAAATAGAAATAACAAGGACAATCATTGAAACCTTCAAGCAAAAAATAAACGAGCTGACGGTATTGGATAAAGGCGAGGCAGAAATACGGGACTATATTAAAATCAGTAAAACCCGCCCATTTGTTGTAAAAGAGCAGGGATTCATTGTTCCAAAGAAAAGTATTTTTAACAAGATAATAGGAGACAGCCATTTTGAGCTTGAGATAGCAAGTGTTTTAGAGCAGTGCGATGATGTTATATCTTATGCCAAAAATTATTTTGCAGTAAATTTCAAAATTGATTACTGTAATGCCTCTGGGGATATTTCGTATTATTATCCTGATTTTCTTGTCAAAGTCTCAGATAAAGAAATATATGTGGTAGAATCTAAGGGGCGTGAAGACTTGGATGATATTGAAAAAATAAAACGGCTAAAGCAATGGTGTGATGACATAAATGGGATTCAAAAAGAAATAAAATATAATATGCTATATATCAAGCAAGATGAATGGGATAAGCTGAAACAAAGACCGCATAACTTTAATGAAATGATTAAGTTGTGGAGCGAAAATATTTAAGGAATAAATAATAAATGAATGTATTTCTAAGCCATAGCAACCACAAGGAAGACAAAAATATAATAGACCTAATTGAACTTGGATTTCGTGTTTTAGGAATAAATCTTTATATAGCGGAACGTGAACAAACTCCATCCGCTGACTTAAAACCAAAGCTGGAAAAAGGAATAGAAGGGGCAGATATACTACTTGTGTTATATACTTCTCATGCCTCAGTTTCTAAAGATGTCATTTGGGAAATAGGACAAGCAAATGGGCTAAAGAAAAATATATGTTTCATTTCGGAATATGGGTTAAAGAAACCTATAGCCCATGAACGTCAAGAAGATTTTCCTTTAGACTGTCAAAATGCTGTAAGAGATATATGCTCAGTTTGTAATTATTTTAAGAAGTATTCAACTCTTTCAGAACCTAATTTAAAAGATAATTTAATTTATGATAAAGAAACGCATGCTTATTGGAAGGTAATAAATGGACAAAAAGAAGGTCCTTATTGCTCACATTGCTTGGAGGCAAAGAAATGCTTGATTCATACCGTTGAATTACCCGGAGCATGGAATTGTCCTGAATGCAAAACCATGATTCACAAGAGTGGATACAAGCATCCTCAATTTACGAGGTCACGAGGCATTTCTTAAACACACGCCCAAAATACAAGTATTTACAAATACCCCTTAAGCCTCACCTATCTACCGACGCAAATATGGCTTTTGACCCTATGTTTGACATTTACCCGTTTTAACCTCAATAATGCCTCTGGAAGCCCTCAATTTCACACGAAAGCACCCCTAAAATGCTTTCAATAACAATTGAATGACCTTGCGCCCCTTCCCCCGCATTTTTTCAATAAAAAAACGCACTATTTTTGACAATATAAACTACTTTATA
The sequence above is drawn from the Elusimicrobiota bacterium genome and encodes:
- a CDS encoding ATP-binding protein, with translation MCRTSTAEKVILIFDVKNNEFKNITGFDKAIYDFIPKLEYVDTKLCLEDVSRYGKNTPITNMLSGVLDVILEQSEKYRNFKDKFEELFGADDSEIRTELNSLGNKVKIYLTKQFPDCSEIKFNVSEPDFQDLIKNLTTSVDDGVETGAFEKGDGMQRALMLAIIQTYADYRREHEALNKSFIFLIDEGELHLHPSAQRNLKKALVELSNKGDQVFLNTHSSVLISDEEQGQNIFKVEKNDKRTEITQIENEEKPYIIYDLLGGSPADLLLPKNFFIVEGKSDYEFISRVLKRHYTDKPSVQIIIACGDLSQAERSLNSVEQIFKPIGKSIYKDKVVLLCDKQNDTAKWQSLLNAYPNLNERAFQLTVSNLEEYYPSSWKKTSDEVGRMSSHQKKNLAKEVGDAIEKNVFENEMEIVFKALTKCWEKAFN
- a CDS encoding DEAD/DEAH box helicase family protein — protein: MALHSKFPKSPFVILDPEVRWFPADEALRETTYDKLLPPLVAELRKKVKQWRDSGYDGASETSKALLKWWFLTEHIKEKANGEVFIFQYYFAQREAIETIVFLYEVVKVKDKYDLLRYDSSGAVSAGMFDESWLRFVVKMATGSGKTKILSLALAWSYFHKLYEEGSGLARNFLVITPNIIVLDRIRADFDGLKIFFDDPILPDNGYDGKNWRDDFQVTLHIQDDVGVIRKTGNIFLTNIHRVYESNDTVASFEDEDSRDYFLGKKPTGATNESKVDLSQIVREIDELVVLNDEAHHIHDERLAWFKSIEDIHNRLKMKGGQLSLQLDVTATPKHTNGAIFVQTICDYPLVEAIYQDVVKHPVLPDPASRAKLQEQKSSKYTEKYKDYIHLGYLEWKKTYDEHLKVGKKAVLFIMTDDTKNCDEVAEYIRRTYQEFSSEDSILVIHTKNNGDIAESVSGKKEEELKKLRKAANDIDKLESPHKAIVSVLMLKEGWDVKNVTTIVGLRPYAAKSNILPEQTLGRGLRRMYRDPEVTELVSVVGTDAFMDFVESIKSEGVELEHRKMGEGSAPKTPLVVEVDKENKKKDLEKLDIQIPILTPRIYREYKNLSGLEPAGFGNKKFSVKEFSEAEKREIIFRDISNGMMTHKTELDSNFVPNYQSVIGYFTQVIMKELRLVSGYDILYGKVKEFIKNYLFDKETELENLNTLRNLSEIEITRTIIETFKQKINELTVLDKGEAEIRDYIKISKTRPFVVKEQGFIVPKKSIFNKIIGDSHFELEIASVLEQCDDVISYAKNYFAVNFKIDYCNASGDISYYYPDFLVKVSDKEIYVVESKGREDLDDIEKIKRLKQWCDDINGIQKEIKYNMLYIKQDEWDKLKQRPHNFNEMIKLWSENI
- a CDS encoding toll/interleukin-1 receptor domain-containing protein; the encoded protein is MNVFLSHSNHKEDKNIIDLIELGFRVLGINLYIAEREQTPSADLKPKLEKGIEGADILLVLYTSHASVSKDVIWEIGQANGLKKNICFISEYGLKKPIAHERQEDFPLDCQNAVRDICSVCNYFKKYSTLSEPNLKDNLIYDKETHAYWKVINGQKEGPYCSHCLEAKKCLIHTVELPGAWNCPECKTMIHKSGYKHPQFTRSRGIS